The region TGCTGGCCCTGGGCTTGGCGCAGGCGGCCAGTGGTTTTGTGCAATGGGCCGGCTGGATGGCCAGCGCCTCGGTGGTGACCATGTCGGCGGTTTTGCTGTGGTTGCTGGTGGTGTGCGGGGCGCGGCGGGTGCTGGCGCATTTGCCCGAGCCCTGGCAATGGTTCAGTCTCAGCGCGTTGGGCGCCGTCAGCGCCTGGCTGGGTTGGGCTTTGTTGACCATTGCCAATCTGGAGCCCAGCAGCGGCTTTCGCCTGGCCAGCGTCGGGCTGGCGGGCGCCGCCATGGCGGCACTGCTGCTGACCTGGCTGAAACTGCGGGAACGTGCGCAGCGCCCGGCCGCGGCCCTGGCGCAGCTGGTGGAGCTGCAATCGCGCATTCGCCCGCACTTTTTGTTCAACACCCTCAACAGCGCCATCACCCTGGTGCGCCATGACCCCAGCAAGGCCGAGGACCTGCTGGAGGACTTGAGCGAGCTATTTCGCGTGGCGCTGGCCGATGCCACTACGGCGGTGAGCCTGGATGAAGAAATCGAGCTGGCGCGGCGCTATCTGCACATCGAGCAGACCCGCTTTGGCGAGCGCCTGCGCATCAGCTGGCAACTCGATCCGCAAGCGCGTGGTGCCCGCGTGCCGCCTTTGCTCTTGCAGCCCTTGGTTGAGAATGCGGTGCGCCACGGCGTGGAGCCCAATGAGCAGGGCGGTGATGTGACGGTGCAGACCCTGCGGCGCGGCAGCGAGGTGGAGATCCGCGTCAGCAACACCGTGGGCTTGCCCGCGCGGACGCAAGGCCACGGCATGGCGCTGCGCAATGTGCGCCAGCGCCTGCGCTTGATGCATGATGTGTCGGCCCGGTTTGAGTTGTCGTCCGAGCCCGGCCGCTTCACGGTGCGCATCGTGCTGCCGAGCTGAAAATAGGGCTCGCGACGCTTGCCACCCAATCTCTTTTTCTGCACGCTTTTGTAATCTTTTTCGCAATGACTGCTGCCACTGCAAACCTGTCCGTCTTGCTGGTTGACGATG is a window of Paucibacter sp. KCTC 42545 DNA encoding:
- a CDS encoding sensor histidine kinase; this translates as MSDKKTKRPAEAESEWPDSTSLTSILGFPATTSVKPADEAAVLPLFDPERAFDVCHVGLVLRAVLAVQGLLALGLAQAASGFVQWAGWMASASVVTMSAVLLWLLVVCGARRVLAHLPEPWQWFSLSALGAVSAWLGWALLTIANLEPSSGFRLASVGLAGAAMAALLLTWLKLRERAQRPAAALAQLVELQSRIRPHFLFNTLNSAITLVRHDPSKAEDLLEDLSELFRVALADATTAVSLDEEIELARRYLHIEQTRFGERLRISWQLDPQARGARVPPLLLQPLVENAVRHGVEPNEQGGDVTVQTLRRGSEVEIRVSNTVGLPARTQGHGMALRNVRQRLRLMHDVSARFELSSEPGRFTVRIVLPS